One genomic window of Anaerofustis stercorihominis DSM 17244 includes the following:
- a CDS encoding TIGR02206 family membrane protein yields the protein MDFKYFFVSPDSGGYVPKELTWRLFDIGHILTLICVAFLIIYMCKKFTLWDLKKQDSFIKKIAVFMLVQEIFKNIVHYLTGVLIYEDIPLHLCRFSIFVTLWYAFKPNKLNKEYLYAFSLPAAVAALLFADWTDFARISFTNIDSTIFHMLLLMVPVLLIYSGKLKPNYKNLNRCIMFMFPLGFIAFRLNKIIGTNFMFLNTPSPGSPLVLLENLFGSPGYIFAGICLILIIWTLMYIPWEIKYKKESEIEQLV from the coding sequence ATGGATTTTAAATATTTTTTTGTGTCACCTGACAGTGGAGGCTATGTTCCTAAGGAGCTTACATGGAGATTGTTTGATATAGGTCATATATTAACTTTAATTTGTGTAGCTTTTTTGATTATATATATGTGTAAAAAATTTACTTTATGGGATCTTAAAAAACAAGACAGTTTTATAAAGAAGATTGCAGTATTTATGTTAGTACAAGAGATATTTAAAAATATCGTTCATTATCTGACGGGTGTTTTGATTTACGAAGATATACCACTTCATTTATGTAGGTTTTCAATATTTGTGACATTATGGTACGCATTTAAGCCAAATAAACTAAATAAAGAATATTTATATGCTTTTTCTCTTCCTGCTGCGGTTGCCGCACTTTTATTTGCAGATTGGACCGATTTTGCAAGGATATCTTTTACAAATATAGATTCTACCATATTTCATATGCTTCTTCTTATGGTACCCGTGTTGCTGATATACTCCGGCAAATTAAAACCTAATTATAAGAATTTGAATAGATGTATCATGTTTATGTTTCCTTTAGGTTTTATAGCATTTAGATTAAATAAAATTATAGGTACTAATTTTATGTTTTTAAATACCCCGTCTCCGGGTTCTCCGCTTGTACTTCTTGAAAATTTGTTTGGAAGTCCGGGTTATATATTTGCGGGCATTTGTCTGATACTAATCATATGGACATTGATGTATATCCCTTGGGAAATCAAATATAAAAAAGAAAGTGAAATTGAGCAGTTAGTTTAA
- a CDS encoding alginate O-acetyltransferase AlgX-related protein encodes MSKLSNKVISYIFLFIICICGIGTIKNCSSDLKNKLSNKDLKESIDIIETSIQDNFNGRNSWININGLFQKVVGTTILYNSGDLIVYNDIIKLNNEQIIYSMEYRDNNEINKISRNIEKFEKYLKSKSINLIYTQLPCKIDETDKYNTPIGAHLYANDNSNRLIKNLEEKNISVLDIRKILHEKNINYKKIFFNTDHHWKPEAGLASAGFISDILRKEYGFEINTAKYYNISNYNIKEYKNWFLGSLGKRVGTLYAGVDDFNVITPKFNTNFYFYADTSNGKKYKNGDFANVMLEKANLKKDYFNISTYSTYIGGDYKENIIKNNISDNNKKILLLRDSFSCVMAPYLALGCKELRTIDLRYYKENLIDYINKYNPNVVIIAYSENFWSEWFDFDL; translated from the coding sequence ATGAGTAAATTGAGTAATAAAGTTATATCATATATTTTTTTATTTATAATATGTATTTGTGGAATAGGAACTATAAAAAATTGTTCAAGTGATTTAAAAAACAAATTATCTAATAAAGATTTAAAAGAGAGTATTGATATTATTGAGACCAGTATTCAAGATAACTTTAATGGACGTAATAGTTGGATTAATATTAATGGACTTTTTCAAAAGGTGGTAGGTACCACAATATTATATAATTCAGGTGATCTTATTGTATATAACGATATAATAAAATTAAATAATGAACAAATTATTTATAGTATGGAGTATAGAGATAATAATGAGATAAATAAAATATCAAGAAATATAGAAAAATTTGAAAAATATTTAAAATCAAAAAGTATTAATTTAATATATACTCAACTTCCTTGTAAAATTGATGAAACAGATAAATATAATACACCTATTGGTGCACATTTATATGCAAATGATAATTCAAATAGACTTATTAAAAATTTAGAAGAAAAAAATATTTCTGTCCTTGATATTCGGAAGATACTCCATGAAAAAAATATTAATTATAAAAAAATATTTTTTAATACTGATCATCATTGGAAACCAGAAGCTGGATTAGCCTCTGCTGGCTTTATAAGCGATATCCTACGAAAAGAATATGGTTTTGAAATAAATACTGCAAAATATTATAATATTTCTAATTATAATATAAAAGAATATAAAAATTGGTTTTTAGGCTCTTTAGGTAAGCGTGTTGGTACATTATATGCTGGTGTTGATGATTTTAATGTTATAACACCAAAATTTAATACTAATTTTTATTTTTATGCTGATACTTCAAATGGCAAAAAATATAAAAATGGAGATTTTGCAAATGTAATGTTAGAAAAAGCTAATCTTAAAAAGGATTATTTTAATATTAGTACCTATTCTACTTATATAGGCGGAGATTATAAAGAAAATATTATTAAAAATAATATATCTGATAATAATAAAAAAATACTTCTTTTAAGAGATTCTTTTTCCTGTGTAATGGCGCCTTATTTGGCACTTGGATGTAAAGAGTTAAGAACAATAGATTTAAGATATTATAAAGAAAATTTAATAGATTATATTAATAAATATAATCCTAACGTTGTTATAATTGCCTATAGTGAAAATTTTTGGAGTGAATGGTTTGATTTTGATTTGTAA
- a CDS encoding MBOAT family O-acyltransferase, with product MFTINNINSIFDLSLNVPNIALPIGISFFTFQAISYVIDVYRGKGEAQSNLINVGLYISLFPQLIAGPIVRYETVSYEIKNRKENIDDFTDGVVRFIVGLGKKVIISNNMALVADKAFNLINSSSSPIEEISILMSWLGAISYTLQIYFDFGGYSDMAIGLGKMFGFHFLENFNYPYISKSATEFWRRWHISLSSWFRDYVYIPLGGSRVNKYRHILNLFIVWLLTGIWHGANWTFIIWGLMYFILLIIEKFTSFDIDCKNKKHNWIKHIYTMFFVIIGWVIFRSENVYVALNYIKSMFGIGNIILFNDVFLSYIRQFFIYFVVGIIASSPILKIAKRKLKNNIITNIIYILFILIILLFVYLL from the coding sequence ATGTTTACTATTAACAATATAAATTCTATATTTGATTTATCTCTAAATGTGCCTAATATAGCTCTGCCAATCGGTATTTCTTTTTTTACATTTCAAGCGATATCATATGTTATAGATGTCTATAGAGGTAAAGGAGAAGCCCAGAGTAATTTAATTAATGTTGGTCTTTACATATCTTTATTTCCCCAGCTAATTGCAGGTCCAATCGTTAGATACGAGACCGTATCATATGAAATCAAAAATAGAAAAGAAAATATTGATGATTTTACTGATGGAGTAGTTAGATTTATTGTGGGTTTAGGTAAAAAAGTTATCATATCTAATAATATGGCATTAGTTGCAGATAAAGCTTTTAATTTAATAAATAGTAGTTCTTCTCCTATTGAAGAAATATCCATTTTAATGTCATGGCTTGGTGCTATATCTTATACCTTACAAATTTATTTTGATTTTGGTGGATATTCTGACATGGCTATAGGCTTAGGAAAAATGTTTGGATTTCATTTTTTAGAAAATTTTAATTATCCTTATATATCCAAATCCGCTACAGAATTTTGGAGAAGATGGCATATTTCTCTTAGTTCATGGTTTAGAGATTATGTATATATACCGCTTGGTGGAAGTCGAGTAAATAAATATAGACATATTTTAAATCTATTTATTGTTTGGTTGCTAACAGGTATATGGCATGGTGCAAATTGGACGTTTATAATATGGGGATTAATGTACTTTATTTTATTAATAATAGAGAAATTTACATCTTTTGATATTGATTGTAAAAATAAAAAACATAATTGGATTAAGCACATATATACTATGTTTTTTGTTATTATAGGATGGGTTATTTTTAGGTCAGAAAATGTATATGTAGCTTTAAATTATATCAAGTCCATGTTTGGGATTGGAAATATAATATTATTTAATGATGTATTTTTATCGTATATCAGACAATTTTTTATTTATTTTGTTGTTGGAATAATAGCATCTTCACCAATTTTAAAAATAGCTAAAAGGAAATTAAAAAATAATATTATAACAAATATTATTTATATATTATTCATTTTAATTATTTTATTATTTGTATATCTTTTATAG
- the ligA gene encoding NAD-dependent DNA ligase LigA, with translation MEDIKKEIEKLTEELLEHNRKYYEEDNPSISDYDYDMLIRKLTKLEEEYPQYKKEYSPTDRVGGKALDAFDKVKHEYKQLSLSNAFSYDELLEFDQRVKKEIENPVYTLENKFDGLTIVLTYKKGLLSVGATRGDGEVGEDVTLNVKTIKSIPLKLNEEVDLTVRGEVLIYKDNFEKINKEREKEGLSLFANPRNMAAGSIRQLDSKIAAKRNLDCFIFNLEHIEGKTLSSHSESLDYLKSLGFKVSEYKIFDNMKDIFDELIKKEDSRKSMPYEIDGAVIKLNDLEERELLGSTNKNPRWAIAYKFSETKVKTKLTDIIVNVGRTGTLTPVAILEGVRIDGSFVSRATLHNEDYINDNDIRIGDNVIVKKAGEIIPQVISSVKEDRKGDEKLFEMPKNCPVCGKEVVRQEGNSAVKCINVDCPAKISREIIHFASREAMNIDTLGERVLETLIEKDLIQDVSDIYKLEDKKKDIESLEKMGEKSVSNMLNAIEKSKENSLEDLLFALSINLVGKQGAKLLAKRFKTMDNLINASYEDIVDINEIGDKMATEIINFFKNPSKLALIERLKSVGVNMEYINEENEELKFEGMTFVLTGTLSKYKRSEAKKIIENYGGKVSSSVSKKTTYVLAGENAGSKEEKAKELGVKIISEDEFENMI, from the coding sequence ATGGAAGATATAAAAAAAGAGATAGAAAAATTAACCGAAGAGTTATTAGAACATAACAGAAAATATTATGAAGAGGATAATCCAAGCATATCTGATTATGATTACGATATGCTTATTAGGAAATTAACTAAGCTCGAAGAAGAATATCCTCAGTATAAAAAAGAATATTCCCCTACCGATAGAGTAGGGGGAAAGGCTCTTGATGCCTTTGATAAAGTAAAGCATGAGTATAAGCAGCTAAGCTTATCGAATGCTTTTTCTTATGATGAACTATTGGAGTTTGACCAAAGGGTAAAGAAAGAAATCGAAAATCCGGTATATACTTTGGAGAATAAATTCGATGGGCTTACAATAGTCCTTACTTATAAAAAAGGACTGCTCTCTGTCGGAGCCACAAGAGGTGACGGAGAAGTCGGAGAAGATGTAACACTAAACGTAAAAACAATTAAATCTATTCCTTTGAAACTTAATGAAGAAGTTGATTTAACGGTTAGAGGCGAAGTCCTTATTTATAAAGACAATTTTGAAAAGATAAATAAAGAAAGGGAAAAAGAAGGTCTTAGCCTTTTTGCAAACCCCAGAAATATGGCAGCGGGTTCCATAAGGCAGCTTGATTCAAAAATAGCTGCAAAAAGAAATCTTGACTGTTTTATATTTAATCTTGAACATATTGAAGGAAAGACTTTATCATCTCATAGTGAAAGTCTTGATTATTTAAAGTCTTTAGGATTTAAAGTAAGCGAATATAAAATATTTGATAATATGAAGGATATTTTTGATGAGCTTATAAAGAAAGAAGACAGCAGAAAATCCATGCCATATGAAATTGACGGAGCTGTTATCAAGTTGAATGATCTCGAAGAAAGAGAACTATTAGGTTCAACAAATAAAAACCCCAGATGGGCTATAGCATATAAGTTTTCCGAAACAAAAGTTAAGACAAAGCTTACAGATATCATTGTTAATGTCGGCAGGACAGGGACTCTTACACCTGTTGCAATCCTGGAAGGCGTTAGGATAGACGGTTCGTTTGTAAGCAGAGCCACTCTTCATAATGAGGATTATATAAATGATAATGATATAAGGATAGGGGATAATGTAATCGTAAAAAAGGCAGGAGAAATCATTCCTCAGGTAATAAGTTCTGTAAAAGAAGATAGAAAAGGCGATGAAAAATTATTTGAAATGCCTAAAAACTGTCCTGTCTGCGGTAAGGAAGTAGTAAGACAAGAAGGTAACAGCGCAGTCAAGTGCATTAATGTTGACTGTCCAGCAAAGATTTCCCGGGAAATAATTCATTTTGCTTCAAGAGAGGCTATGAATATAGATACTTTAGGCGAAAGAGTCCTTGAAACTTTGATTGAAAAAGACTTGATACAAGATGTCAGTGATATTTATAAATTAGAGGATAAGAAAAAAGATATAGAAAGCCTTGAAAAAATGGGTGAGAAATCCGTTTCTAATATGTTAAATGCAATAGAAAAGTCCAAAGAAAATTCACTTGAGGATTTATTGTTTGCATTATCTATTAACTTAGTAGGTAAACAAGGAGCTAAATTATTAGCTAAGAGATTTAAAACTATGGACAATTTGATCAATGCTTCTTATGAGGATATCGTTGATATAAATGAAATCGGTGATAAAATGGCTACCGAAATAATTAATTTCTTTAAAAACCCTTCTAAACTCGCTTTAATAGAAAGACTCAAATCTGTTGGCGTAAATATGGAATATATCAACGAGGAAAATGAAGAGTTGAAATTTGAGGGAATGACCTTTGTTTTGACCGGTACTTTATCAAAGTATAAAAGAAGTGAAGCTAAAAAAATAATTGAGAATTACGGAGGAAAGGTCTCTTCATCCGTAAGCAAAAAAACAACTTACGTACTTGCGGGAGAAAATGCAGGAAGTAAGGAAGAAAAAGCTAAAGAGCTCGGTGTTAAGATAATTTCAGAAGATGAATTTGAAAATATGATTTAG
- a CDS encoding transglycosylase domain-containing protein, whose amino-acid sequence MKKSLTKILGILLIGIILAGATLFMYVSLTLPDISGYTYSPKLKTQILTSDKKLVGEIYDENRTLVSIDDMPKNLVHAVVAIEDRRFYKHHGFDLKGIFRAIAVNLKGNGIHEGASTITQQVVRRLFLSDERTYTRKIKEILLAVKFEQEFNKDEIVEIYLNDVFMGQGTYGVEEASKRFFGKHVKDLTLEECALLAGIPQAPTVYNPTTKSGYKQSKIRKEEVLDAMEDSRYITHEENEKAKAVKISIKKSDSQKNFNGRIRKGCGAYSQRVLSEAQNVLVNSFTNKNQMSKKKAQEKVEQMINQDGIKIYCSLNMSLQTAGVKSVDSFMSAYGLKDSADMAFVTVDGSNGKVLAYYGGSSSIDMANTPRQPGSTIKPLYVSKYLEQPDKTIYSTVQDGPINLYGYSPKNYGNKYYGRVTIQKAITNSLNTACLRLYDELGVKENGDLAGYDAVKEFGFSTLVDVKDDPVYNDNNYAFALGGLTYGFKPLELANAYSVFANDGEKYPYYFVDKITTKDGKLLYEREPSTAKRVRTSEANSAIVECMKGVVKYGTGTLAQTQYETFGKTGTTHDNKDFWFCGVTGNLATSIWVGTPSNKILYGISSSGVASFYNRYVNNTNEIDDFGKIANVANSQNSADKEIKYKNILVVKDNIDVTNREYFTRLEVETVSIPEEDVNKYSDRIVTKATVDASTGLLFNKEKCDKENKEIRYYISGKEPKQLCNKLHIF is encoded by the coding sequence TTGAAAAAATCTTTAACCAAAATATTAGGGATATTATTAATAGGAATTATTTTAGCCGGTGCTACATTATTTATGTATGTATCACTGACTTTACCGGATATTTCCGGATATACATATTCGCCTAAGCTGAAAACTCAGATATTAACAAGTGATAAAAAGTTGGTAGGCGAGATCTATGATGAAAACAGGACACTTGTATCTATAGACGATATGCCCAAAAATTTGGTCCATGCCGTTGTTGCGATAGAAGACAGAAGATTTTATAAACATCATGGTTTTGACCTTAAAGGGATTTTTAGAGCCATTGCGGTAAATCTTAAAGGCAACGGAATTCATGAAGGCGCATCAACCATAACTCAGCAAGTTGTAAGAAGATTATTTTTATCTGACGAGAGAACCTATACCAGAAAGATAAAAGAAATCCTTCTCGCCGTTAAATTTGAGCAGGAATTTAATAAAGATGAGATAGTAGAAATTTATTTGAATGATGTATTTATGGGACAGGGTACCTACGGTGTAGAAGAAGCTTCAAAGAGATTTTTCGGAAAGCACGTAAAGGATTTGACACTTGAAGAATGTGCACTTTTAGCTGGTATACCTCAGGCTCCAACAGTATATAATCCAACGACTAAGTCAGGATATAAGCAGTCTAAAATCAGAAAAGAAGAAGTTTTAGACGCTATGGAAGACAGCAGATATATAACTCATGAAGAAAATGAAAAAGCGAAAGCAGTAAAAATATCAATCAAAAAAAGTGATTCTCAAAAGAATTTTAACGGAAGAATAAGAAAAGGCTGCGGTGCTTACTCACAAAGAGTATTAAGCGAGGCACAAAATGTTCTTGTAAACAGTTTTACAAATAAAAATCAGATGAGTAAGAAAAAGGCTCAGGAAAAAGTCGAACAGATGATAAATCAGGACGGTATAAAAATTTATTGTTCTCTAAATATGAGTCTTCAGACTGCAGGTGTAAAAAGTGTAGATAGTTTTATGTCTGCATACGGACTTAAAGACAGTGCTGATATGGCATTTGTAACGGTGGACGGTTCAAACGGGAAAGTCCTTGCTTACTATGGAGGTTCATCTTCCATAGATATGGCAAATACGCCTCGTCAGCCGGGAAGTACGATAAAACCTTTATATGTATCAAAATATTTGGAACAGCCTGACAAAACCATATATTCAACGGTTCAGGACGGACCAATAAATCTTTATGGATACTCACCTAAGAATTACGGGAATAAATATTATGGAAGAGTAACTATACAAAAAGCAATAACAAATTCATTAAATACTGCTTGTTTAAGACTATACGATGAACTCGGCGTTAAAGAAAACGGAGACCTTGCTGGTTATGATGCAGTAAAAGAATTCGGCTTTTCAACACTTGTAGATGTCAAAGACGATCCTGTATATAACGATAATAACTACGCGTTTGCTCTCGGAGGACTTACTTATGGTTTTAAACCGCTGGAACTTGCCAATGCATATTCGGTTTTTGCAAATGACGGAGAAAAATATCCTTATTACTTTGTTGATAAAATCACAACAAAGGATGGAAAATTATTGTATGAAAGAGAACCTTCTACTGCAAAGAGGGTAAGAACAAGTGAAGCAAATTCTGCAATAGTCGAATGTATGAAGGGTGTTGTTAAGTACGGTACGGGTACCCTCGCTCAGACTCAATATGAGACTTTTGGTAAAACAGGTACCACACATGATAATAAAGACTTTTGGTTCTGCGGTGTTACCGGTAATCTAGCTACAAGTATTTGGGTCGGAACCCCATCTAATAAAATATTATATGGAATAAGCTCATCCGGTGTTGCATCCTTCTATAACAGGTATGTAAATAATACCAATGAAATAGATGATTTTGGTAAAATTGCAAATGTTGCGAATTCACAAAATTCAGCAGATAAAGAAATCAAGTATAAAAATATATTAGTTGTAAAAGATAATATAGATGTAACGAATAGAGAATATTTTACAAGGCTTGAAGTTGAAACTGTTTCTATTCCCGAAGAAGATGTAAATAAATATTCTGACAGAATAGTTACTAAGGCAACCGTTGATGCTTCAACTGGACTTTTATTCAATAAAGAAAAATGTGATAAAGAAAACAAAGAAATAAGATATTATATCAGCGGAAAAGAACCTAAACAGTTGTGTAACAAACTTCATATATTTTAA
- a CDS encoding glucosaminidase domain-containing protein yields the protein MGENSLCTAEQMYTYLIKNNKPNTKNSITKKYALSFVKTTIKEAKKEGVRPDIAFSVMMHETGCLNYGGDVTKEQNNFAGLGTTGGGVKGAKFKTMTIGIRAVIQHLKCYASKEPLKGKCVDPRWNDSLRGKAMYVEYLGYADNPYKKGWAYPGKGYGKKILTHLNKINKIGKKGNTDEDSSKDNDEKIILKREKKDQVVNTTLSVGFNVLLIYLMLLILHKINKSEKKYNKYKRK from the coding sequence ATGGGAGAAAACTCCCTTTGTACAGCCGAACAAATGTATACATATCTAATAAAAAACAATAAACCGAACACCAAAAATTCAATCACTAAAAAGTATGCTTTGAGCTTTGTCAAAACAACCATCAAAGAAGCAAAAAAAGAAGGAGTAAGACCTGATATCGCATTCTCAGTAATGATGCACGAAACCGGATGCTTAAACTACGGAGGAGATGTAACGAAAGAACAAAATAACTTTGCAGGACTTGGAACCACCGGAGGAGGAGTAAAAGGTGCAAAATTCAAAACAATGACAATAGGTATAAGAGCAGTTATCCAGCACTTAAAATGTTATGCCTCAAAAGAACCCTTAAAAGGTAAATGTGTAGACCCGAGGTGGAATGATTCTTTAAGAGGAAAAGCTATGTATGTTGAATATTTGGGCTATGCGGACAATCCATATAAAAAAGGCTGGGCATATCCGGGAAAAGGGTATGGTAAAAAAATATTAACTCACTTAAATAAAATAAATAAGATAGGTAAAAAAGGAAATACTGATGAGGACAGCTCAAAAGATAATGATGAAAAAATCATTTTAAAAAGAGAAAAAAAAGACCAAGTTGTGAATACGACACTTTCCGTAGGATTTAATGTTTTATTAATATACCTTATGTTATTGATACTTCATAAAATAAATAAAAGTGAAAAAAAATATAATAAATATAAAAGAAAATAA
- a CDS encoding leucine-rich repeat domain-containing protein — MNRRRMMLSILLSCLMISSAFTSVFAAGNDNEISGGATNKKTSAELKSTLGVGDTFEDTFEQGDKTFTITYKVTKTSPNEVSFALKNTPKDNITELSGMYEIPSSVEYNGIQYTVTSLEDSAFYVFDPTGNRGTQCTYIIIPDTITSIGEYAFYQNSKLKSIYIPDSVTSIGAGAFSSCHNVKKLRFSRNLSEMPDSAFYLCDIPDIVVPGNIKTLGEGVFRTENLKRVRVLEGVESIGKQSFTNFMNTIEEVELPESVTSVDREFIYGHLNSSGAKLIIHSLSLDIDFRTPLANVTSGTVYGHKGSTAAKSKVYENFEKNKSSYGGVSFSTEGVCHGNTVISRTEPTCGTDGSVTYASGDCDCGNTGVPETTIVLPATGFHDCSWKTTKEPTCTAKGTKAFICDTCKDVFIEPIEISETGVHDYSVEVTEKAANCTEKGLKYMKCKYCGLKDNTSEKEIPSLGHKFNKEVIDEKATYEKEGKKHLECSVCGVKDMNSYVLIPKLTKTETGKNSVSDGSTVTKTNSKTKTDSPDTSDSSNSIFYGLIAIFAVAGVGGTIFKIKKIS, encoded by the coding sequence ATGAATAGAAGAAGAATGATGTTGAGTATTTTATTGTCATGTTTGATGATTTCATCGGCGTTCACATCGGTGTTTGCAGCGGGCAATGATAATGAAATATCGGGAGGAGCGACGAACAAAAAAACATCGGCTGAGCTAAAGAGTACTCTCGGTGTGGGAGATACCTTTGAGGATACTTTTGAGCAGGGAGATAAGACTTTTACGATTACATATAAAGTAACGAAAACTTCGCCCAATGAAGTATCTTTTGCATTAAAGAATACTCCCAAGGATAATATCACGGAACTTAGCGGTATGTATGAGATACCTTCAAGCGTCGAGTATAACGGTATCCAATATACCGTCACCAGTCTAGAGGATAGTGCATTTTATGTTTTTGATCCTACGGGTAATAGAGGTACTCAGTGTACATATATAATCATACCCGATACGATAACTTCCATAGGAGAGTATGCATTTTATCAAAATAGTAAATTAAAGAGTATATATATTCCTGATTCTGTTACATCCATAGGCGCCGGAGCATTTTCAAGTTGTCATAATGTCAAAAAACTAAGATTTTCCAGAAACCTTAGCGAAATGCCTGATAGTGCATTTTATCTTTGTGATATACCTGATATTGTTGTACCGGGCAATATAAAGACTCTCGGAGAGGGTGTGTTTAGAACTGAAAATTTAAAAAGGGTTAGAGTTCTCGAAGGGGTAGAAAGCATAGGAAAGCAGAGTTTCACTAATTTTATGAATACAATAGAAGAAGTTGAACTTCCGGAAAGCGTAACATCCGTAGATAGGGAATTTATTTATGGTCATCTTAACAGTTCCGGAGCAAAGCTGATCATTCATTCTCTTTCATTGGATATTGATTTCAGGACTCCGCTTGCCAACGTTACCAGCGGTACGGTTTACGGACATAAGGGTTCTACCGCCGCTAAGTCAAAGGTGTATGAAAATTTTGAAAAGAATAAATCATCTTATGGAGGCGTTAGCTTTTCTACCGAGGGCGTGTGCCATGGAAATACTGTTATTTCAAGAACCGAACCTACCTGCGGAACCGACGGAAGCGTTACTTATGCATCCGGGGATTGTGACTGCGGAAATACCGGTGTACCGGAAACTACCATTGTCCTTCCTGCTACGGGGTTCCATGACTGCAGCTGGAAGACTACCAAAGAACCTACCTGTACAGCAAAAGGCACTAAAGCTTTTATATGTGATACTTGCAAAGATGTATTTATTGAGCCTATCGAGATCTCGGAAACAGGAGTACATGATTACAGCGTAGAAGTAACAGAAAAAGCTGCGAACTGTACTGAAAAGGGCTTGAAATATATGAAATGTAAATACTGTGGTTTAAAGGATAATACCTCTGAAAAAGAGATACCTAGTTTGGGACATAAGTTTAATAAAGAAGTGATAGACGAAAAGGCTACATATGAAAAAGAAGGAAAGAAGCATCTTGAATGCAGTGTATGCGGAGTAAAAGATATGAATTCCTATGTATTGATACCGAAGCTTACAAAAACAGAAACAGGCAAAAACTCTGTATCCGATGGCAGTACTGTAACTAAAACAAACAGTAAAACAAAAACAGATTCACCGGATACTTCTGACAGCTCAAACTCTATATTTTATGGCTTAATAGCTATATTTGCAGTAGCAGGAGTTGGCGGTACTATCTTCAAAATAAAAAAGATAAGTTGA
- a CDS encoding HAD hydrolase-like protein, protein MKYNTVIFDFDGVIVDSWLGIAKGFVKCLGEYGIVETIENVKKMIGPPFAHLIVDKYGFSREEGAKAIMIHRKYVREKGVYEANLFEGVYELLETLYNKGITLAIASNKPLENVACQAEYFKIDKFFEFINGQDDLQTRGNKADLVRETMKVLNIDDPHKVLMIGDKPTDIEGGHENGLDAVMVRYGYGNEEEIKGCNADYYIERPLDLLNIVLGD, encoded by the coding sequence ATGAAATACAATACTGTAATTTTTGATTTTGACGGAGTAATAGTTGATTCCTGGCTGGGTATAGCCAAAGGATTTGTAAAGTGCCTTGGAGAATATGGGATAGTAGAAACGATCGAAAATGTAAAAAAAATGATTGGTCCTCCTTTTGCACACTTAATTGTGGATAAGTATGGTTTTTCTAGAGAAGAAGGTGCAAAAGCCATAATGATACATAGAAAATACGTAAGAGAAAAAGGAGTATATGAAGCAAATTTATTTGAAGGAGTATATGAACTTTTAGAAACATTATATAACAAAGGGATTACTCTTGCCATTGCTTCAAATAAACCTCTGGAAAATGTTGCATGTCAGGCTGAATATTTTAAAATCGATAAATTCTTCGAATTTATTAACGGACAGGATGATTTGCAAACAAGAGGAAACAAAGCCGATTTGGTAAGAGAAACAATGAAAGTATTAAATATAGATGATCCCCATAAAGTACTGATGATAGGGGATAAACCAACGGATATAGAAGGCGGACACGAAAATGGTTTGGATGCCGTAATGGTAAGATACGGATATGGGAATGAAGAAGAAATCAAAGGCTGCAATGCAGATTATTATATCGAAAGACCACTTGATTTATTAAATATAGTACTTGGAGATTAA